One Sphingomonas limnosediminicola DNA segment encodes these proteins:
- a CDS encoding CoA-binding protein, producing MPLTRDEDIAELLTNARTIAVVGASDRPNRPSYGVMKFLQDWGYRTIPVNPQITGEHVLGEFVWRELAQIGVPIDIVDIFRRPEMAAEAVEQAIFVGAKAVWMQIGVINEEAAARAEAAGLKVVMDRCPKIEIPRLRVPRIAADA from the coding sequence ATGCCCCTGACCCGCGACGAAGACATTGCCGAGTTGCTGACCAATGCGCGAACGATTGCGGTCGTCGGCGCATCTGACCGCCCCAATCGACCATCATATGGCGTGATGAAGTTCCTGCAGGACTGGGGCTATCGGACCATCCCCGTGAACCCGCAGATCACCGGCGAGCATGTGCTTGGCGAATTCGTCTGGCGGGAGCTGGCTCAGATCGGCGTGCCGATCGACATTGTTGACATCTTCCGTCGGCCTGAAATGGCGGCCGAGGCGGTGGAACAGGCGATCTTCGTCGGCGCCAAGGCGGTATGGATGCAGATCGGCGTGATCAACGAGGAAGCTGCTGCCCGTGCCGAGGCAGCCGGCCTCAAGGTCGTGATGGACCGCTGCCCGAAAATCGAAATTCCGCGGCTGCGAGTCCCGCGAATCGCCGCCGACGCCTAA
- a CDS encoding TldD/PmbA family protein: MQVPEDAQRIAESLVERGIAAGASAADALYVGGSSSSVEVRLGELEAVSRSEGEQIGLRLFVGQRSATVASSDLSDEVLGTLVERCLAMANEAPEDSYSGLAPEVLLERGELPWLDSYDPFEPDPSELKSRALEAERAALAVEGVTNSSGASASASGNIMALATSGGFSGAYRSSGHGCSASVVAGEGATMQRDHAWHSARFLEDLDNVAEIGAKAGARAVARLNPTRPKPGKYPVIFDPRVSSSLLSHFSGAISGSSVARKTSFLQDKMGEAIFARGVTIVDDPLRLRGLRSRPFDAEGVHVARCELVSNGVLKSWIAESASARQLGIEPTGHAARGAGGAPGAAPSNLYIEAGQRSREELLSVFPEAVLIIELIGQGVNAVTGDYSRGAVGFMVRGGEIAEPVAEITIASNLIDMFATLEPGADLEFRRGIDAPTILIPEMTVGAA, from the coding sequence ATGCAAGTACCCGAAGACGCACAACGGATCGCCGAGTCCCTGGTCGAACGCGGCATTGCCGCCGGCGCCTCCGCCGCAGACGCCCTTTACGTCGGCGGCAGCTCGTCGAGCGTCGAAGTACGCCTTGGCGAGCTCGAGGCTGTAAGCCGATCGGAAGGCGAGCAAATCGGACTGCGGCTGTTCGTCGGCCAGCGCTCGGCGACGGTGGCCAGTTCCGATTTGTCCGACGAAGTGCTTGGCACGCTGGTCGAGCGCTGCCTCGCAATGGCTAACGAAGCACCCGAGGATTCCTATTCGGGGCTCGCACCTGAGGTACTTTTGGAGCGTGGCGAACTGCCGTGGCTCGACAGCTACGACCCGTTCGAGCCCGATCCGTCCGAGTTGAAATCGCGCGCGTTGGAAGCGGAACGCGCTGCACTGGCCGTCGAGGGCGTGACCAACTCAAGCGGCGCGAGCGCATCCGCCTCGGGAAATATCATGGCCTTAGCAACTTCGGGCGGCTTCTCGGGCGCCTATCGCAGCAGTGGGCATGGCTGCTCGGCGTCAGTGGTGGCGGGGGAGGGCGCAACGATGCAGCGCGACCACGCCTGGCACAGCGCCCGCTTCCTCGAAGACTTGGACAATGTGGCGGAAATCGGTGCCAAGGCCGGTGCCCGCGCGGTCGCGAGGCTCAATCCGACCCGGCCAAAACCCGGCAAATATCCGGTCATCTTCGACCCGCGAGTGTCGTCGAGCCTTCTCAGCCACTTCTCCGGCGCGATCAGCGGGTCCTCGGTCGCTCGCAAGACGAGCTTCCTGCAGGACAAGATGGGCGAGGCGATCTTTGCCAGGGGTGTGACGATCGTCGACGATCCCTTGCGACTTCGCGGGCTGCGGTCACGCCCCTTCGATGCTGAAGGCGTGCACGTCGCCCGGTGCGAACTTGTGTCGAACGGTGTCCTAAAGAGTTGGATTGCAGAGAGCGCGTCAGCCCGGCAGCTGGGCATCGAGCCGACCGGTCACGCCGCGCGCGGGGCGGGCGGTGCGCCGGGCGCCGCGCCCAGCAATCTCTATATCGAAGCCGGACAGCGGAGCCGCGAGGAATTGCTCTCCGTCTTTCCCGAAGCGGTGCTGATTATCGAGCTGATCGGGCAGGGCGTGAACGCCGTGACCGGCGACTACAGCCGTGGCGCCGTCGGATTCATGGTCCGGGGCGGCGAAATCGCGGAGCCGGTTGCCGAGATCACGATCGCTTCGAACCTGATCGACATGTTCGCGACGCTAGAGCCGGGGGCGGATCTCGAGTTCCGGCGCGGAATCGACGCGCCGACAATCCTCATACCGGAAATGACGGTCGGCGCGGCTTAG
- a CDS encoding glutamate--cysteine ligase, which produces MTTRTDDRASPLIESRDDLLSVFARGEKPAERWRIGTEHEKFVYRLADHRAPSYDEPGGIRDLLNGLTEYGWEPVIENGNVIALSGVDGNISLEPAGQFELSGAALENLHQTCAEAARHLDQCKAIGERLGLGFLGLGMWPDKTRAELPIMPKGRYAIMLNYMPKVGSLGLDMMLRTCTIQVNLDYSSEADMVKKFRVGLALQPVATALFANSPFTEGKPNGFKSFRSHIWEDTDPDRTGMLPFVFEDGFGYERYLDYALNVPMYFVYRDGKYIDVAGERFGDFLDGKLPQLPGEKPTITDWTDHLSTAFPEVRLKSFLEMRGADGGRWSRICGLPAFWVGLLYDAQALDAAWDLVKHWSIDGREKLRHDVPRLALEAVTPDGETMRDFARRVLNVSADGLTRRARLNSAGDNEGGFLDPLRDVVAMGMTPADRLLQKYEQEWGGELSHIYEEFSF; this is translated from the coding sequence ATGACAACGCGAACCGACGACCGTGCCAGCCCGCTCATCGAGAGCCGTGACGACCTCTTGTCGGTCTTCGCGCGCGGCGAAAAACCCGCCGAACGCTGGCGCATCGGTACCGAGCACGAGAAGTTCGTGTATCGCCTCGCCGACCATCGCGCGCCGAGCTACGACGAGCCCGGCGGCATCCGGGACCTGCTCAACGGCCTCACCGAATATGGCTGGGAGCCGGTCATCGAGAACGGCAACGTCATCGCGCTTAGCGGGGTAGATGGGAACATCAGCCTGGAGCCTGCCGGCCAGTTCGAGCTCAGCGGCGCCGCGCTCGAAAACCTCCATCAGACCTGTGCGGAAGCGGCGCGCCACCTCGATCAATGCAAAGCAATCGGCGAGCGGCTCGGTCTCGGCTTCCTGGGTCTCGGCATGTGGCCCGACAAGACGCGCGCCGAGCTGCCGATCATGCCTAAGGGCCGCTACGCGATCATGCTCAATTACATGCCGAAGGTCGGCAGCCTCGGCCTCGACATGATGCTTCGCACCTGCACGATCCAGGTGAACCTCGATTATTCGTCCGAAGCCGACATGGTGAAGAAATTCCGCGTCGGCCTGGCACTGCAGCCGGTGGCGACCGCGCTGTTCGCCAATTCGCCTTTCACGGAAGGCAAGCCCAACGGCTTCAAGAGTTTCCGCAGCCACATCTGGGAAGACACGGACCCTGATCGCACGGGCATGCTGCCCTTCGTGTTCGAGGATGGGTTCGGATACGAGCGCTACCTCGATTATGCGCTGAACGTGCCGATGTACTTCGTCTATCGCGACGGGAAGTACATCGACGTCGCGGGCGAGCGATTCGGCGATTTCCTCGATGGCAAGTTGCCGCAGCTTCCGGGCGAAAAGCCGACCATTACCGACTGGACCGATCACCTCTCGACCGCTTTCCCGGAAGTGCGGCTGAAGAGCTTCCTCGAAATGCGCGGCGCGGACGGTGGACGCTGGAGCCGGATCTGCGGCCTTCCCGCTTTCTGGGTCGGCTTGCTTTATGACGCTCAGGCGCTCGATGCAGCGTGGGATCTCGTGAAACATTGGAGCATCGACGGGCGCGAGAAGCTGCGCCATGACGTGCCCCGCCTCGCGCTTGAAGCGGTTACGCCCGACGGTGAGACCATGCGCGATTTCGCACGTCGCGTGCTGAATGTTTCCGCGGACGGCCTCACGCGCCGCGCGCGCCTCAATAGCGCCGGCGACAATGAGGGCGGTTTCCTTGATCCATTGCGCGACGTCGTTGCAATGGGCATGACCCCCGCCGACCGCCTTTTGCAGAAGTATGAGCAGGAGTGGGGCGGCGAGCTGTCCCACATCTATGAGGAATTCAGTTTCTGA
- a CDS encoding peptide MFS transporter: MRGKHPIGLAVLAGTELAERFSYYGMTALLALYMRKQLLLPGHVEHVIGLAGLRHLFEFRGPMSDQAFASLIYGWYGGLVYFTPLIGGWVADRWLGTKRTVVAGALLMSAGHLAMSLDATFLIALILLIVGSGFLKGNIAAQVGTLYPKDAESLRERGFTIFSTAINIGAVAGPIATGTTAIVYGWHAGFALAAALMLLALIVYLIGSRTLPSHREVRSEKVVHPPLTHDETVRTWCLLAVIALMIPVSVTYTMVWNIGVVWVDGHVDLASPFGTVPASWFNSVDSFASIVIAPVLIALWAWQARRKSEPVSITKIALGAFITGLSALLLALGCLTAGSDGRVSVVWPLLGWFGMGVGFMWYWPIALSLVSSAAPPKVNATLMGGTYLALFFGSAIMGWVGSFYDQMGNGAFWTMDAAISLVSALVIVALKKPLTRILEPADQSPG, translated from the coding sequence GTGAGGGGCAAGCATCCAATCGGGCTCGCCGTCCTCGCCGGAACCGAGCTTGCAGAGCGCTTTTCGTACTACGGCATGACGGCGCTTCTGGCGCTGTACATGCGCAAGCAGCTGCTTCTCCCCGGCCACGTCGAACATGTGATCGGACTCGCGGGCCTCCGGCATCTCTTCGAGTTCCGCGGGCCGATGTCGGATCAGGCATTCGCGTCGCTGATTTATGGCTGGTACGGCGGGCTCGTCTATTTCACGCCGCTGATCGGCGGTTGGGTCGCAGACCGCTGGCTAGGCACCAAGCGCACGGTCGTCGCCGGCGCGCTGCTGATGAGCGCGGGCCATCTGGCCATGTCGCTCGACGCGACCTTCTTGATCGCCCTGATTTTGCTGATCGTCGGATCGGGATTCCTGAAAGGAAACATCGCCGCGCAGGTCGGCACGCTTTATCCCAAGGATGCGGAGTCGCTGCGCGAGCGCGGGTTCACGATCTTCTCGACCGCGATCAACATCGGCGCCGTTGCAGGGCCAATCGCGACGGGAACGACGGCGATCGTTTATGGCTGGCACGCGGGTTTCGCGCTTGCGGCCGCACTGATGCTGCTGGCGCTGATCGTCTATTTGATCGGGTCGCGGACGCTGCCGAGCCACCGCGAAGTGCGATCGGAGAAGGTCGTCCACCCTCCACTGACGCACGACGAGACAGTCCGCACTTGGTGCCTGCTCGCCGTTATCGCGCTGATGATCCCGGTCAGCGTCACGTACACGATGGTCTGGAACATCGGCGTGGTCTGGGTCGACGGCCATGTCGATCTCGCCTCGCCGTTCGGAACCGTGCCCGCGAGTTGGTTCAACTCGGTCGACAGCTTTGCGAGCATTGTCATCGCACCAGTTCTCATTGCGCTCTGGGCATGGCAGGCGCGCCGCAAGTCCGAGCCGGTAAGCATCACCAAGATCGCGCTCGGCGCGTTTATAACCGGTTTGTCCGCGCTGCTCCTGGCCCTCGGCTGTCTGACGGCGGGAAGCGACGGGCGCGTGTCGGTCGTCTGGCCTCTGCTCGGCTGGTTCGGCATGGGCGTCGGCTTCATGTGGTACTGGCCGATCGCGCTCTCGCTCGTGTCGAGCGCCGCGCCGCCGAAGGTGAATGCGACGCTGATGGGTGGAACCTATCTGGCGCTGTTCTTCGGCTCCGCGATCATGGGCTGGGTCGGCAGCTTTTACGACCAGATGGGTAATGGCGCGTTCTGGACGATGGACGCCGCCATCTCGCTCGTCAGCGCCCTGGTCATCGTCGCGCTTAAGAAGCCGCTCACACGGATCCTCGAACCCGCTGATCAGTCGCCCGGGTGA
- a CDS encoding penicillin acylase family protein, with protein sequence MRKSFAAALFPLLLTLTAATLPIPQHGMREWRERAARVTIVRDDWGIAHIHGKTDADAVFGMIYAQAEDDFPRIEANYLTSLGRTAEAEGEDAIWQDLRALLYVSENELKADYRKSPQSMRRLMDAWADGLNYFLALHPQTKPRAIKRFEPWMALSFTEGSIGGDIERIDLKQLRAFYSGKPMVAALAPWTERQGSNGIAIAPKITANGNALLLINPHTSFYFRSEQQVTSGEGLNAYGASTWGQFFIYQGFNAHAGWMHTSSGVDSVDEFAEKVERRGKGFCYRYGAECRPLTVRPITIKFRRADGKFVTRSFTTYRTHHGPIVRAANGRWIAFAMMDRPVVALQQSFLRTKATDLASFLRIADFKANSSNDTLFADDRGEIAYLHPQFVPIRNDRFDYTKPVDGSDPATDWRGNHALGELPSVLNPASGWAQNTNAWPYRAAGPDSPKQVRFPRYMDTDGENYRGLHAHQLLTGGRGWTLERLQSAAYDSYQPGFAVLIPSLLRAYDALPKDGRKLTLAGPVAVLRSWDYRWSADSVAQSVAVLWGKYLREVIAEPASEPGNRKMMRLARDTSDEDKLRALEQAMNELRDIGHGRWQVPWGEINRFQRASNAIVQQFSDAAPSIPVPFAPAAYGSLASFEQRTPSATKRTYGTYGNSFVAVVEFGKRVRAHAITAGGESGDPASKHFNDEAPRYAAGNLREVYFYPDQLKGHTERTYHPGD encoded by the coding sequence ATGCGTAAGTCTTTCGCCGCCGCACTCTTCCCGCTCCTCCTCACCCTTACCGCAGCGACGCTGCCGATCCCTCAGCACGGGATGCGCGAGTGGAGGGAGCGGGCGGCGCGCGTAACCATCGTGCGCGACGATTGGGGCATCGCGCACATCCATGGGAAAACCGACGCCGACGCAGTCTTCGGCATGATCTATGCGCAGGCCGAGGACGACTTCCCGCGTATCGAGGCTAATTACCTGACAAGTCTTGGACGCACGGCCGAGGCGGAGGGCGAGGACGCGATCTGGCAGGATTTGCGCGCACTGCTCTACGTCAGCGAGAACGAGCTGAAGGCAGACTACCGGAAAAGCCCGCAATCGATGCGGCGGCTGATGGACGCGTGGGCGGATGGACTGAATTACTTCCTCGCATTGCACCCGCAGACGAAACCGCGCGCCATCAAGCGCTTCGAGCCATGGATGGCGCTGAGCTTCACCGAGGGCAGCATCGGCGGGGATATCGAGCGCATCGACCTCAAGCAGCTCCGCGCCTTTTACTCGGGCAAGCCGATGGTCGCCGCGCTCGCGCCGTGGACCGAGCGTCAAGGCTCCAACGGCATCGCCATCGCGCCGAAAATCACCGCGAACGGTAACGCGCTGCTCCTGATCAACCCGCACACCAGCTTCTACTTCCGGTCGGAACAGCAGGTGACGAGCGGTGAGGGACTCAACGCCTATGGCGCGTCCACCTGGGGCCAATTCTTTATTTACCAGGGCTTCAACGCCCATGCCGGCTGGATGCACACGTCGAGCGGCGTCGATAGCGTCGACGAGTTTGCCGAGAAGGTGGAGCGGCGCGGCAAGGGTTTCTGCTACCGTTACGGAGCCGAGTGCCGGCCGCTGACTGTTCGGCCAATCACTATCAAATTCCGGAGGGCGGACGGCAAGTTCGTCACGCGCAGCTTCACCACTTATCGCACGCACCACGGTCCGATCGTCCGCGCCGCTAATGGCCGCTGGATCGCGTTTGCCATGATGGATCGCCCGGTCGTGGCGCTGCAGCAGAGCTTCCTCCGGACGAAGGCGACCGACCTAGCCTCGTTTCTGCGCATCGCGGACTTCAAGGCGAATAGCTCCAACGACACCCTGTTTGCCGACGACCGCGGGGAGATCGCCTATCTCCACCCGCAGTTCGTTCCGATTCGCAACGACCGTTTCGACTACACTAAGCCTGTTGATGGCAGCGATCCCGCAACGGACTGGCGGGGCAACCATGCGCTCGGCGAGCTGCCGAGCGTGCTAAACCCGGCGAGCGGCTGGGCGCAGAACACCAATGCGTGGCCCTATCGAGCCGCTGGGCCGGACAGCCCGAAGCAGGTGCGGTTCCCCCGCTACATGGACACCGACGGAGAGAATTATCGCGGGCTCCACGCGCACCAGCTTCTGACTGGCGGCAGGGGTTGGACGCTCGAGAGGCTGCAGTCAGCCGCCTACGACAGCTACCAACCGGGCTTCGCAGTGCTCATCCCCTCGTTGCTGCGCGCTTATGACGCGCTTCCGAAAGACGGTCGCAAGCTGACGCTTGCAGGGCCGGTCGCGGTCCTGCGGTCGTGGGACTATCGCTGGAGCGCGGACTCGGTCGCGCAATCGGTCGCCGTGCTCTGGGGAAAATATCTCCGTGAAGTGATCGCTGAGCCCGCCAGCGAGCCCGGAAACAGGAAGATGATGCGTCTTGCGCGCGACACCTCTGACGAAGACAAGCTGCGAGCGCTTGAGCAAGCGATGAACGAGTTGCGCGACATCGGTCACGGCCGCTGGCAAGTCCCGTGGGGCGAGATCAACCGCTTCCAGCGGGCTTCCAACGCGATCGTTCAGCAGTTTAGCGATGCAGCGCCGAGCATCCCCGTCCCATTCGCTCCGGCAGCCTACGGCTCGCTTGCGTCTTTCGAGCAGCGCACGCCTTCCGCGACCAAGCGCACCTACGGCACTTACGGCAACAGTTTCGTCGCGGTCGTGGAGTTCGGAAAGCGGGTTCGCGCGCATGCCATCACCGCCGGGGGCGAGAGCGGCGATCCCGCGTCGAAGCACTTCAACGACGAAGCGCCGCGCTACGCGGCGGGCAATCTACGCGAGGTCTACTTCTATCCGGACCAGCTCAAGGGGCACACGGAGCGGACTTATCACCCGGGCGACTGA
- a CDS encoding PilZ domain-containing protein — protein sequence MGWGKEEQRRERRRPVDLVGLAFRPDGSRSVVEVSDISFEGCQFTGDKFGPQEALRLVIPDRGEMDAKVRWASNGKIGACFDSAEGLEGAVSTRERKALNQIRSLNYGSGRVFGRRGLA from the coding sequence ATGGGCTGGGGTAAAGAAGAGCAAAGGCGCGAGAGGCGCCGGCCGGTCGACCTGGTCGGTCTGGCGTTCCGTCCGGACGGCAGCCGGTCGGTTGTCGAAGTCTCGGACATTTCGTTCGAAGGCTGTCAGTTCACTGGTGACAAGTTCGGGCCGCAAGAGGCGCTTCGCCTCGTCATACCCGACCGCGGCGAAATGGACGCGAAGGTTCGCTGGGCGTCGAACGGTAAGATCGGCGCCTGCTTCGATTCGGCCGAGGGGCTGGAAGGCGCGGTATCGACGCGTGAGCGCAAGGCGCTGAATCAGATCCGCTCGCTGAATTATGGCTCTGGCCGTGTGTTTGGCCGTCGAGGGCTCGCTTAA
- the ubiA gene encoding 4-hydroxybenzoate octaprenyltransferase, with amino-acid sequence MAANTDIVPDSERRGFIGALPPRIRPFASLMRLDRPIGTWLLYWPCAWSVALAGVDGRWFLFLWLALGAFAMRSAGCVYNDIVDRELDRNVKRTRLRPLASGRVSLGAAWLLIGLLCVIGVIVLLQLNVTAAIISLVSILPVASYPFMKRITWWPQAWLGLVFSWGALVGWPAVTGKLEWPAILLWLGSVAWVVGYDTLYAIQDIEDDSLVGVKSSARRLGNKAAVGVGACYAAALLLWCAAVWSVRSDWLAIVTLVPAALHLANQSLRADPQDGELALRLFRSNRTCGLLVFLAMLVVGLTSR; translated from the coding sequence ATGGCCGCTAATACCGACATCGTTCCCGACAGCGAGCGGCGCGGATTCATTGGCGCGTTGCCGCCGCGCATTCGGCCGTTCGCGTCGCTGATGCGGCTCGACCGGCCGATCGGAACCTGGCTGCTCTATTGGCCGTGCGCGTGGAGCGTCGCGCTCGCTGGGGTCGACGGCAGATGGTTCTTGTTCCTGTGGCTGGCGCTCGGCGCTTTCGCGATGCGTAGTGCGGGTTGCGTCTACAACGACATCGTCGATCGGGAGCTTGACCGGAATGTCAAGCGAACGCGGCTGAGGCCGTTGGCGAGCGGGCGCGTGTCGCTCGGCGCTGCCTGGCTCCTCATCGGACTCTTGTGCGTCATCGGCGTCATCGTGCTGCTCCAGCTCAACGTCACAGCCGCGATCATTTCGCTCGTGAGCATTCTACCGGTCGCGTCGTACCCGTTCATGAAGCGCATCACCTGGTGGCCGCAGGCCTGGCTCGGCCTGGTCTTTTCCTGGGGAGCGCTGGTCGGATGGCCGGCCGTGACGGGAAAGCTCGAATGGCCGGCGATTCTTCTTTGGCTTGGCAGCGTGGCTTGGGTGGTCGGCTACGACACGCTCTACGCGATTCAGGACATCGAGGATGACTCGCTGGTCGGCGTAAAATCGTCGGCGAGGCGTCTTGGTAACAAAGCTGCGGTTGGTGTTGGTGCCTGTTACGCGGCGGCATTGCTCCTGTGGTGCGCGGCGGTGTGGTCCGTCCGTTCCGACTGGCTGGCCATTGTTACATTGGTACCGGCGGCGCTCCACCTCGCCAACCAGTCCCTACGCGCGGACCCTCAGGATGGCGAGCTGGCGCTGCGGCTGTTCCGGTCTAACCGCACCTGCGGCTTGCTCGTGTTCCTCGCGATGCTGGTCGTCGGGCTCACCTCGCGCTAG
- a CDS encoding 16S rRNA (uracil(1498)-N(3))-methyltransferase has product MPATPAWPPKSLPRLFVRSPLSEGASVELDAGQANYLGNVMRLGAGAELLVFDGKSGEWLARIADADKKRMTLSVERQTREAETIPDVWLAFAPVKRTQTDWLIEKATELGVARLLPVMTQRTVAERVKLERLQAIAIEASEQCGRTIVPNVSEPVSLSRFLADRDEERALYFADENGGAAAAASFKPGPSTILTGPEGGFTDGERALVRAAPNSVAISLGPRILRAETAALAAIAAYMTTAGDWR; this is encoded by the coding sequence ATGCCCGCGACGCCCGCTTGGCCGCCAAAGAGCCTCCCCCGCCTGTTCGTAAGATCGCCGCTCAGCGAGGGCGCGAGCGTCGAACTCGATGCGGGCCAGGCGAACTATCTCGGCAATGTGATGCGCCTCGGCGCGGGCGCTGAGCTGCTGGTGTTCGACGGAAAGTCCGGCGAGTGGCTCGCGCGCATCGCCGATGCCGACAAGAAAAGGATGACGCTCAGCGTCGAGCGCCAGACGCGGGAGGCGGAAACGATCCCCGACGTCTGGCTCGCCTTCGCACCCGTGAAGCGCACACAAACCGACTGGCTCATCGAAAAGGCCACGGAGCTTGGCGTTGCTCGCCTGCTGCCGGTGATGACCCAGCGAACGGTCGCCGAGCGCGTGAAGCTCGAACGATTGCAGGCCATTGCGATCGAAGCGTCGGAGCAATGCGGACGCACGATCGTCCCAAACGTTTCGGAGCCAGTGTCTTTGAGCCGTTTTCTCGCGGATCGGGATGAGGAACGTGCCCTCTATTTCGCCGACGAAAACGGCGGCGCGGCTGCCGCTGCGTCATTCAAGCCCGGCCCGTCCACGATTCTGACCGGACCCGAAGGCGGGTTCACCGACGGCGAACGCGCGCTTGTCCGCGCCGCGCCGAATAGCGTCGCCATCTCGCTCGGTCCGCGTATCCTACGGGCCGAGACAGCTGCCCTCGCGGCCATCGCCGCTTACATGACAACAGCAGGCGACTGGCGCTGA
- the pip gene encoding prolyl aminopeptidase produces the protein MDMPATTRRSLYPEIEPYETGFLDVGDGHKLYWELTGNPNGKPAVMLHGGPGGGSSPDHRRQWNPDKYKILVFDQRGCGKSTPYASLENNTTWDLVDDIEKLRTQVSKVEKWQVFGGSWGSTLSLAYAQKYPERATEIILRGIFLFDQYEIDWMYKDGGASQIYPDKFDEFLAPIPEAERGDLVEAYRKRLTGDDKTEQLRAAQAWSKWEGDIVTLLPSASTIEHFTSPEVAVAVARIENHYMATNGWFEEGQLLRGAEKLRGIPGVIVQGRHDTCTPPVAAWKLKKAWPEVELNIIPDGGHLFSEPGVLDGLVRATDKFAGL, from the coding sequence ATGGACATGCCAGCCACCACGCGCCGGAGCCTATATCCGGAGATCGAGCCCTATGAGACGGGCTTTCTCGACGTCGGTGACGGCCATAAGCTCTATTGGGAACTGACCGGAAATCCCAACGGAAAGCCGGCCGTGATGCTTCACGGCGGTCCGGGCGGCGGCTCGAGCCCCGACCATCGGCGGCAGTGGAACCCGGACAAGTACAAGATCCTGGTGTTCGACCAGCGCGGCTGCGGCAAGTCGACGCCTTACGCGAGCCTCGAGAACAACACGACCTGGGACCTGGTCGACGATATCGAGAAGCTGCGCACGCAGGTTTCCAAAGTCGAAAAATGGCAGGTATTCGGCGGCAGCTGGGGCTCGACGCTCTCGCTCGCTTACGCCCAGAAATATCCGGAGCGCGCGACCGAAATCATCCTTCGCGGCATCTTCCTGTTTGATCAGTATGAGATCGACTGGATGTACAAGGATGGCGGCGCGTCGCAGATCTATCCGGACAAATTCGATGAATTCCTGGCGCCGATCCCGGAGGCCGAGCGCGGCGACCTGGTCGAAGCCTACCGCAAGCGGCTGACCGGCGACGACAAGACTGAGCAGCTTCGTGCCGCGCAAGCGTGGAGCAAGTGGGAAGGCGACATAGTCACACTGCTTCCGAGTGCCTCGACAATCGAGCATTTTACTTCGCCCGAAGTCGCTGTCGCGGTCGCTCGGATCGAGAACCATTACATGGCCACCAACGGCTGGTTCGAGGAAGGCCAGCTACTGCGCGGCGCCGAGAAGCTGCGCGGCATCCCCGGTGTCATCGTCCAGGGCCGCCACGATACCTGCACACCGCCGGTCGCCGCGTGGAAGCTCAAGAAGGCGTGGCCCGAGGTCGAACTGAACATCATTCCTGACGGCGGGCATCTGTTCAGCGAGCCTGGCGTGCTGGACGGCTTGGTGCGAGCTACCGACAAGTTCGCCGGGCTATAG